The following proteins come from a genomic window of Mucinivorans hirudinis:
- a CDS encoding membrane protein RB9488, producing the protein MKKIRTEDWVATILGLLIMVSAMVLGSPMVTLPKSFASTANWIQIGIFFILVLALLVVANLFLGRSLKKIIVSFAAIFSLSLLANYIASIPFIKERTGLESVFFAVAIGLLISNTVGTPKWLKSAVYSEFYVKIGLVLLGSTIIFGEVMQAGALGMVQALVVILSVWGFGYWIARKMGVDREMSTMLASAVSICGVSAAIATAGAIKGDSKKLSYVISLVLVCAIPMMYLMPYISVYMGLTPEVGGAWLGGTIDTTGAVVAAGSALGETGEQYAVIVKSAQNVLLGFAALAISLYWTYKGKTRRDRSTAGELWERFPKFVLGFLIASLVFSFVLDVDAAKAIGKSTKNIQSALFSIAFVCIGLETRFKDIFNKEFKNALWAFLSAQIFNIIVTLVVAYLLFNHLLFK; encoded by the coding sequence GTGAAAAAAATCAGAACAGAAGATTGGGTAGCGACCATCCTTGGTCTGCTGATTATGGTTTCGGCAATGGTATTGGGTAGCCCTATGGTTACTCTCCCCAAGAGTTTTGCTTCGACAGCAAATTGGATACAGATAGGCATATTTTTTATCCTTGTGTTGGCTCTATTGGTTGTTGCCAATCTATTTTTGGGACGCTCTCTGAAAAAAATAATTGTATCATTTGCCGCTATTTTTTCGTTATCATTACTGGCAAATTATATTGCATCAATCCCATTTATCAAAGAACGAACAGGATTGGAAAGTGTATTTTTTGCAGTTGCCATAGGTCTCTTGATAAGTAATACCGTTGGAACGCCTAAGTGGTTGAAATCAGCCGTTTACAGTGAGTTTTATGTAAAGATAGGTTTGGTACTGTTGGGTTCGACCATTATTTTTGGCGAGGTGATGCAGGCAGGAGCTTTGGGTATGGTACAGGCGTTGGTTGTGATACTAAGTGTTTGGGGATTTGGATATTGGATTGCGCGTAAAATGGGCGTGGACAGGGAGATGAGCACAATGTTGGCTTCGGCAGTTTCCATCTGCGGAGTCTCGGCTGCGATTGCCACGGCGGGGGCAATAAAGGGTGATTCCAAGAAACTTAGCTACGTCATTTCGTTGGTTTTGGTTTGCGCCATTCCAATGATGTATTTGATGCCATATATCTCTGTTTATATGGGACTTACACCCGAGGTTGGAGGGGCTTGGCTCGGCGGCACCATTGACACTACCGGAGCGGTCGTTGCGGCAGGCTCGGCACTAGGGGAGACGGGAGAACAGTATGCCGTGATTGTGAAATCGGCTCAAAATGTGTTACTTGGATTTGCTGCGTTGGCAATTTCGCTCTACTGGACTTACAAGGGCAAAACGCGCCGCGACCGCTCAACAGCGGGTGAATTGTGGGAGCGCTTTCCGAAATTTGTTCTGGGTTTTCTCATTGCTTCGCTGGTCTTTAGTTTCGTGTTGGATGTCGATGCTGCTAAGGCTATAGGCAAGAGTACTAAGAATATACAGTCTGCACTATTTTCAATCGCTTTTGTTTGCATCGGGCTTGAGACCCGTTTCAAAGATATTTTTAATAAGGAGTTCAAAAACGCCCTCTGGGCATTTCTATCGGCACAGATTTTTAATATTATCGTAACTCTCGTGGTGGCATATCTACTGTTCAACCACCTGTTATTCAAATAG
- a CDS encoding tmRNA-binding protein SmpB — MEKRKEIAIVNKKARFDYEILETWVAGIVLTGTEIKSIRLHKASLVDCYCAFHSGELYVQGMNIAEYDWGTYNNHAPKRERKLLLQKKELRKIERAVQDKGITIVGLKLFVNDKGLAKLLVGLGRGRKSFDKREYIKDKDNKRELDRVKKAYKK; from the coding sequence ATGGAAAAGCGCAAAGAGATAGCAATCGTCAATAAAAAGGCTCGTTTCGATTATGAAATACTCGAGACGTGGGTTGCCGGTATTGTGCTCACAGGAACGGAGATAAAGTCGATTCGACTGCACAAAGCCTCACTGGTGGATTGTTATTGTGCGTTCCACTCGGGCGAGTTGTATGTGCAGGGGATGAACATTGCCGAGTATGATTGGGGAACGTATAACAACCACGCACCCAAGCGCGAACGCAAATTACTACTCCAAAAAAAAGAGCTTCGCAAGATTGAGCGAGCCGTGCAGGACAAGGGCATTACCATTGTGGGACTGAAACTTTTTGTGAACGACAAGGGGTTGGCAAAGCTGCTTGTGGGGCTTGGGCGCGGACGTAAGTCGTTCGACAAGAGGGAGTATATCAAGGACAAGGACAATAAACGCGAGTTAGATAGAGTAAAAAAAGCGTATAAAAAGTGA
- a CDS encoding Capsule biosynthesis protein capA, whose amino-acid sequence MQIFAFRSSVMVRPLHILLLLAVAIIAVISPSVVGHFIVREPFVRQKSVMRISFSGDAMQHLPQIAAARLSADGFDYSRNFAYMDSVWRSVDFAVINFETTISDDGKYSGYPCFSSPAGFADALAAAGVNVAALANNHICDRGIRGLKNTTAYLKKLGLKTTGAWADSVLRKEILMLGKGRLRVALLNYTYGTNGMPVPRGAWVNHIDTLLIKQDIERAMVDSAATHLIAFMHWGAEYQRKPDKGQIELAKWLRNNGIDVVVGSHPHVVQPVDTALRVIYSLGNFISNQQDKYTDTGMTVVLTVYEDKDIEIEMIAHWCDKLATGREKYRVLTAKDTTLLTGDHLLRMQQSLSQTPY is encoded by the coding sequence TTGCAAATATTTGCTTTTCGTTCCTCGGTAATGGTCAGACCCCTACATATTTTGCTGCTTTTGGCAGTGGCGATTATTGCCGTTATTTCCCCTTCGGTGGTGGGTCACTTTATTGTGCGAGAGCCTTTTGTGCGGCAAAAGAGTGTGATGCGAATCTCTTTTTCGGGCGATGCTATGCAGCACCTGCCTCAGATTGCGGCAGCACGCCTCTCTGCCGATGGGTTTGACTATTCTCGCAACTTTGCATATATGGATTCGGTGTGGCGGAGTGTGGACTTTGCGGTAATTAACTTTGAAACAACAATTTCCGACGATGGAAAATATAGTGGATACCCCTGCTTCAGCTCTCCTGCCGGGTTTGCCGATGCGCTTGCCGCGGCTGGAGTAAATGTTGCCGCCCTTGCCAATAACCATATATGCGACAGGGGGATACGCGGTTTGAAAAATACAACTGCTTATCTCAAAAAACTTGGTCTGAAGACCACTGGTGCGTGGGCGGATTCTGTACTGCGGAAAGAGATTTTAATGCTCGGCAAGGGGCGTCTGCGGGTCGCCTTGCTTAATTACACATATGGAACAAATGGGATGCCGGTTCCTCGTGGTGCGTGGGTCAATCACATTGATACGTTGTTGATTAAGCAAGATATTGAACGGGCGATGGTAGATAGTGCGGCAACTCACCTGATTGCCTTTATGCACTGGGGTGCGGAGTATCAACGTAAGCCCGACAAGGGACAGATTGAACTTGCCAAATGGTTGAGGAATAATGGTATAGATGTGGTGGTTGGTTCTCATCCTCACGTGGTGCAACCGGTGGATACTGCCCTGCGAGTAATTTATTCGCTCGGTAACTTTATATCCAACCAGCAGGACAAGTACACCGATACGGGGATGACCGTGGTTCTGACAGTTTATGAAGATAAAGATATTGAAATAGAGATGATTGCGCATTGGTGCGATAAGTTAGCAACGGGGCGAGAAAAATATCGAGTCCTCACGGCAAAAGATACGACATTGCTAACGGGCGACCACCTCCTCAGAATGCAACAATCACTCTCCCAAACTCCTTACTAA
- a CDS encoding DNA mismatch repair protein MutS — protein MEKKYAETPLMKQYYSIKAQYPDALLLFRAGDFYETFGDDAEIASRVLGITLTKRANGSAATVPLAGFPHHAVDNYMPKLVTAGYRVAICEQLEDPKKAKGIVKRGVVELVTPGVSYHDNVLQYKENSYLAAISFGKGGRAGVAILDVSTGEFYASEGKLDYIEKLISNFSPKEIVYKRSDNEQYKELFGDRYFTYRLDDWAFNETSAREKLVKQLDVQSLKGFGVESMVLAVTAAGAVLYYLEYTVHTELGHINSISRLDSDKYVWVDRYSIRNLELFYPLSEGGVSLTDVLDRTACPMGARMLRRWISLPLRDAQKIGERHDVVSKLLNNIELQNALIDNLTEVGDLERIIGKVAAGRVNPREVVQLAKSLTNSANIKSLCSEIETAKRIADLGEVVERIGKVVLPEPALQPGKGSIIAYEVDKELDELRRISSHGKDFLLEIQQREIERTGITSLKISYNSVFGYYIEVRNAHKDKVPTEWIRKQTLVNAERYITQELKDYEEKILGAEGRITEIEARIFAELVVWLQGSVAQAKQTANAIAEIDTLCSFARVAKENRYCRPVMSDTDVIDIKDGRHPVIETRLPIGEPYIPNDVYLDSQNQQIIIITGPNMAGKSALLRQTALIVLMAQIGCYVPAREANIGVVDRIFTRVGASDNISQGESTFMVEMLESANILNNISGSSLVLLDEIGRGTSTYDGISIAWAMVEYLHSKPAARTMFATHYHELNEMENQFERIRNYNVSVREVEKRVIFLRKLVRGGTEHSFGIHVAKMAGMPNSVVDRAKRVLAELEKQRTGKVDVAIATEKPIQLSFIQLEDPTIMSIKKQIKGLDVNNLTPIEALNKLDEIKKILG, from the coding sequence ATGGAAAAAAAATATGCCGAAACTCCGCTGATGAAACAGTATTACTCAATCAAAGCTCAATATCCGGATGCTTTGTTGCTGTTTCGAGCGGGGGACTTTTATGAGACCTTTGGAGATGATGCCGAGATTGCAAGTCGCGTTTTGGGTATCACCCTCACCAAGCGGGCAAACGGTAGTGCAGCAACCGTTCCGCTTGCCGGTTTTCCCCACCACGCGGTGGATAATTATATGCCCAAGTTGGTAACGGCGGGTTATCGAGTGGCTATTTGCGAGCAGTTGGAAGACCCAAAGAAGGCTAAGGGGATAGTGAAACGGGGTGTGGTTGAGTTGGTTACGCCCGGTGTGTCGTATCACGATAATGTGCTTCAATATAAGGAGAACAGCTATCTTGCGGCAATTTCTTTTGGCAAGGGGGGTAGGGCAGGGGTCGCTATTTTGGACGTGTCCACAGGTGAGTTTTATGCCTCGGAAGGTAAGTTGGACTATATCGAAAAGTTGATTTCAAACTTCTCGCCAAAAGAGATAGTCTATAAACGCTCTGATAATGAACAGTATAAGGAGCTTTTTGGAGATAGGTATTTTACATATCGTTTGGATGATTGGGCTTTCAACGAGACTTCGGCGCGCGAGAAATTGGTAAAACAGCTTGATGTTCAGTCATTAAAAGGTTTTGGGGTTGAGTCGATGGTTTTGGCTGTCACGGCGGCCGGAGCGGTTCTCTATTATCTTGAATACACGGTACATACGGAGCTTGGGCACATAAATTCAATCTCGCGCTTGGATAGCGATAAATACGTCTGGGTGGACAGATATTCCATTCGCAACCTCGAGCTTTTTTATCCGCTTTCCGAGGGAGGAGTTTCGCTGACCGATGTTTTGGACAGAACTGCGTGCCCTATGGGTGCGCGGATGCTGCGTCGCTGGATTTCGTTGCCGCTTCGTGATGCACAGAAAATTGGCGAGCGACACGATGTGGTCTCGAAACTACTCAATAATATCGAACTACAAAATGCGTTGATAGATAATCTGACTGAAGTTGGTGATTTAGAGCGTATTATTGGTAAGGTGGCGGCTGGGCGTGTAAATCCGCGCGAGGTGGTGCAACTTGCAAAATCGCTTACTAATTCCGCCAATATCAAATCATTATGCTCTGAGATTGAGACGGCAAAACGTATTGCAGATTTGGGCGAAGTGGTGGAGCGCATCGGCAAGGTTGTTCTCCCCGAGCCCGCCCTGCAGCCGGGCAAGGGTTCGATAATTGCCTATGAGGTTGATAAAGAGCTTGATGAATTGCGCCGCATAAGTTCGCACGGCAAGGATTTCTTGTTGGAAATTCAGCAGCGAGAAATAGAGCGCACAGGCATCACATCCCTTAAAATTAGCTATAATTCTGTTTTTGGATACTATATTGAGGTTCGTAATGCGCACAAAGATAAAGTTCCTACGGAGTGGATTCGCAAGCAGACACTTGTTAATGCCGAACGTTATATCACTCAGGAGCTTAAAGATTATGAAGAGAAGATTCTCGGGGCAGAGGGGCGCATTACGGAGATTGAAGCACGAATTTTTGCGGAGCTTGTGGTATGGTTACAAGGCTCTGTGGCTCAGGCTAAACAGACTGCAAATGCTATTGCCGAGATTGATACTCTTTGCAGTTTTGCGCGCGTTGCCAAGGAGAATCGCTACTGTCGCCCCGTGATGAGTGACACGGATGTGATTGATATTAAGGATGGTCGCCATCCGGTTATCGAAACGCGGCTGCCCATAGGCGAACCATATATTCCGAATGATGTCTATTTAGATAGTCAGAATCAGCAGATTATAATTATTACAGGTCCCAATATGGCGGGTAAGTCGGCGTTGTTGCGTCAGACGGCTCTGATTGTATTGATGGCGCAGATAGGTTGCTATGTGCCTGCTCGAGAGGCGAACATCGGGGTTGTAGACCGGATTTTTACTAGAGTTGGTGCTTCGGACAACATTTCGCAGGGCGAATCTACCTTTATGGTGGAGATGTTGGAGTCGGCAAATATTCTCAATAATATTTCGGGTAGCTCGCTTGTGCTTTTGGATGAAATAGGCAGAGGTACAAGCACTTACGATGGCATTTCGATTGCGTGGGCAATGGTGGAGTATCTCCACTCGAAGCCCGCAGCGCGCACGATGTTTGCGACCCACTACCACGAACTTAACGAAATGGAAAATCAGTTTGAGCGCATTCGCAACTACAATGTTTCTGTTCGTGAGGTTGAAAAGCGGGTGATATTTTTGAGGAAATTGGTGCGCGGCGGCACGGAGCACTCCTTCGGTATCCACGTGGCAAAGATGGCAGGAATGCCTAACTCGGTGGTGGATAGGGCGAAACGCGTATTGGCGGAATTGGAAAAACAGCGCACCGGCAAGGTTGATGTTGCGATAGCCACAGAAAAGCCTATCCAACTGAGTTTTATTCAGCTGGAAGATCCTACTATTATGAGTATCAAAAAGCAGATTAAGGGGTTAGATGTCAATAATCTCACGCCGATTGAGGCACTTAATAAGCTGGACGAGATTAAAAAGATTTTGGGGTAG
- a CDS encoding Cobalt-zinc-cadmium resistance protein CzcA/Cation efflux system protein CusA: MLNKIIEFSLDNRFVIVILSIMLLIGGTITASRMEVDVFPDLTAPTVVVMTEAPSMATEEVEKLVTFPLETAVNGATGVRRVRSNTMTGFSVVTVEFDWGTNIYTARQIVAEKISGVALPSGAEQPVLAPQSSLLGEVMVVGLTSDSTSMEELRTIADWSIRPRLLSTGGVAQVTVVGGDIKEYQIILKSNVVKQLGITLDEILAATASMNDNATGGIINEWGNEYIVRGLTRTTDTKAMGETVVKLNDDLSPITLADIADIQIGSKLPKMGDASVMGKQAVRLSITKQPAVGTIELTEKLDKTLEDIARTLPADVRMNTEIFRQAKFIQSSIDNIKWALFEGGILVIIILMVFLGNARTTIISLLAIPLSLLFSIIVLKIFGFSLNTMSLGGMAIAIGSLVDDAIIDVENVFKRLRERKGENPLKVIYDASVEIRSSIWNATLIIMVTFLPLFFLSGMEGRMLQPLGIAFIVSLFASMVVAITLTPVLSSYLLVRGVRNEKEVGIVRGMKRIYGRSLSYLLDNHKKIVVITTGAIFVLAAVVFMTLGRNFLPPFNEGSMAISVSALPGISLEGSRDIATLAEKKLMELPEVVTVSRKTGRAEMDEHALGTGTSEIDVPFVLKDRSRAAFFADVRERLASIKGIVFEIGQPISHRIDLLLSGTRANIAIKIFGDNLSELYRLGNEIKEATEGVEGWVDVVVEQQIERPELLVKPNRTQLAAWGITPAGFNEAMQVATIGQVVSQVYENGRTFDITLKENTMTRQALESVWVDGARGKVQLGSIATVESGSGFNTISRENVSRKLVVSGNVEGSDLRSVVGAIREIIAADITLPEGYHVAFGGQAESEQAASRTLLWTSLFAILVVFMLLYREFKKMSLTLVVMLNLPLAIIGGIFAVWATSGVISIPSIIGFISLFGIATRNGILLVSRFEHLRGEGVAIADCIKRGAVDRISPIVMTALTSGLALIPLALGGELPGNEIQSPLAVVILGGLLTSTLLNLFVVPVAYFLTTNYNKA, encoded by the coding sequence ATGCTGAATAAAATAATTGAATTTTCATTAGACAATCGTTTTGTGATTGTCATTTTGTCGATTATGCTACTAATCGGCGGGACAATTACGGCATCGAGGATGGAGGTTGATGTCTTCCCTGACCTCACTGCCCCTACGGTTGTCGTTATGACCGAAGCTCCGTCGATGGCGACGGAGGAGGTTGAAAAGTTGGTTACATTCCCTCTGGAAACTGCCGTCAATGGTGCTACGGGCGTGCGACGCGTGCGCTCGAACACGATGACGGGTTTTTCTGTTGTTACTGTGGAATTTGACTGGGGTACTAATATTTACACGGCTCGTCAGATAGTTGCCGAAAAAATCTCGGGCGTTGCTCTCCCCTCCGGAGCTGAACAACCTGTGCTCGCTCCGCAAAGTTCACTGCTTGGTGAAGTGATGGTTGTGGGGCTAACGTCGGACTCAACCTCAATGGAGGAGCTTCGCACGATTGCAGATTGGTCTATCCGCCCGCGGCTACTCTCAACGGGTGGCGTGGCGCAGGTTACGGTTGTCGGGGGCGATATAAAGGAGTATCAAATTATTCTTAAAAGCAATGTTGTTAAGCAGTTAGGCATTACGCTGGATGAGATTCTCGCGGCTACTGCTTCGATGAACGACAACGCCACGGGTGGCATCATCAACGAGTGGGGCAACGAATATATCGTTCGCGGCTTGACCCGCACCACCGACACCAAGGCAATGGGGGAGACGGTCGTAAAACTCAATGACGACTTGTCGCCCATAACTCTTGCCGATATTGCCGATATTCAGATAGGTAGCAAGCTACCCAAGATGGGTGATGCCAGCGTTATGGGCAAGCAGGCTGTGCGCCTCTCCATTACTAAACAACCTGCTGTGGGGACAATCGAGCTTACCGAAAAGTTGGATAAAACCTTGGAGGATATCGCACGCACCCTGCCTGCCGATGTGAGGATGAATACCGAGATTTTTCGTCAAGCCAAGTTTATACAAAGTTCGATTGACAATATCAAATGGGCTTTGTTCGAGGGAGGTATCCTTGTTATTATCATCTTGATGGTCTTTCTGGGAAATGCTCGAACGACCATTATTTCGTTATTAGCCATTCCGTTATCTCTGCTCTTCTCGATAATAGTTCTGAAGATTTTCGGATTTTCACTCAATACGATGAGTTTGGGCGGTATGGCTATCGCCATTGGCTCGCTGGTGGACGATGCTATTATTGATGTGGAAAACGTCTTCAAGCGGCTGCGCGAGCGCAAGGGTGAGAATCCGTTGAAGGTGATTTATGATGCCTCTGTCGAAATTCGCTCCTCGATTTGGAATGCAACTCTTATTATTATGGTTACATTCCTGCCGCTATTTTTCCTTTCAGGGATGGAGGGGCGGATGCTTCAACCGCTCGGCATAGCCTTTATCGTGTCGCTGTTTGCCTCTATGGTTGTGGCAATCACGCTTACGCCCGTGCTCTCAAGCTACCTTTTGGTGAGGGGTGTTAGGAACGAAAAAGAGGTGGGCATTGTGCGTGGAATGAAGAGGATTTACGGACGGTCTCTCTCTTATTTGCTTGATAACCACAAGAAAATTGTTGTAATAACCACGGGTGCAATATTTGTATTGGCAGCAGTGGTGTTTATGACCCTCGGGCGCAATTTTTTACCACCTTTTAATGAGGGGTCTATGGCGATTTCAGTTTCGGCTCTGCCCGGTATTTCGTTGGAGGGTAGTCGCGATATCGCCACACTTGCCGAGAAAAAATTGATGGAATTGCCCGAGGTTGTCACAGTTTCGCGCAAGACAGGGCGCGCCGAAATGGACGAACACGCCCTTGGCACGGGAACGTCCGAAATTGATGTGCCCTTTGTGCTGAAAGATAGGAGCCGCGCCGCCTTTTTTGCTGATGTGCGCGAGCGGTTGGCTTCAATCAAGGGTATAGTCTTTGAGATTGGGCAGCCTATTTCACACCGCATCGACCTCCTGCTCTCGGGCACGCGGGCAAATATAGCAATCAAGATTTTCGGTGATAATCTTAGCGAGCTCTACCGTCTTGGCAACGAGATAAAAGAGGCAACAGAAGGGGTGGAAGGTTGGGTGGATGTTGTTGTGGAACAGCAGATTGAGCGCCCTGAACTTTTAGTAAAGCCAAACCGCACTCAACTTGCCGCGTGGGGTATCACCCCGGCGGGATTTAATGAGGCGATGCAGGTTGCGACCATCGGGCAGGTCGTGTCGCAGGTCTACGAAAATGGACGAACTTTTGATATAACCCTCAAAGAGAACACAATGACTCGCCAGGCACTGGAGAGTGTTTGGGTGGACGGAGCACGTGGCAAGGTGCAACTCGGTTCGATAGCAACGGTGGAGTCGGGTAGTGGTTTTAATACCATATCGCGCGAGAATGTGAGCCGCAAATTGGTGGTTTCGGGCAATGTCGAGGGGAGCGACCTGCGCTCGGTAGTAGGAGCTATCAGAGAGATTATTGCAGCTGATATTACGCTGCCCGAGGGTTATCACGTGGCGTTTGGCGGGCAGGCGGAGAGTGAGCAGGCGGCATCGCGAACGCTGTTATGGACTTCACTGTTTGCTATTTTGGTGGTATTTATGTTGCTCTATCGAGAGTTCAAAAAAATGTCGCTCACTCTGGTTGTGATGCTCAATTTACCGCTCGCGATAATTGGCGGCATATTTGCCGTGTGGGCTACCTCCGGAGTGATTTCGATTCCTTCAATCATTGGTTTCATCTCGTTGTTTGGCATTGCAACGCGTAACGGGATACTGTTGGTTTCTCGTTTTGAACATCTCAGGGGCGAAGGAGTGGCGATTGCAGATTGCATCAAGCGCGGGGCGGTGGATAGGATTAGCCCGATTGTGATGACGGCATTGACCTCCGGTTTGGCGTTGATTCCGTTGGCGTTGGGTGGCGAGTTGCCCGGCAATGAGATACAGAGTCCATTGGCTGTGGTGATTTTGGGCGGACTGCTCACCTCCACTTTGCTCAATCTTTTTGTTGTACCCGTGGCATACTTTTTGACAACTAACTATAATAAAGCGTAA
- a CDS encoding putative Co/Zn/Cd efflux system membrane fusion protein, with translation MKKISYLIVAMAFVVACGEADPHAGHNHAAESAASSSGHNHQGGITLEPEQAKELGVEWQSVEPKEFTGVIRTGGTIISTPSHEAAIVATASGIVTFAGNLTIGSAVNSGSKILSISSSTLTDDNLAVRIADAEAILQKAQREHMRIKDLYEKQLATAQQIEDANLNLTTAEQAYKMLASNTKNGAKDIASTIGGYITSLSVINGGYVEQGQVIATVSSSRTLILKAELPARNFKELALINSANFALPYSGEVYNIADLGGKLLSKGSLTNGSTLPIQFEIQNRASLVNGSVVDVFLKTATKPNTIVIPVTSITEEQGAFFVYLKTCTDTYEKRPVRLGASNGIDIEVVDGVKKDDVVVTRGAYFVRLASMSTAIPDGHNH, from the coding sequence ATGAAAAAAATATCATATCTTATTGTGGCTATGGCATTTGTCGTAGCCTGTGGTGAAGCAGACCCTCACGCGGGGCACAACCACGCGGCAGAATCCGCAGCCTCATCTTCGGGGCACAACCACCAAGGGGGAATCACACTTGAACCCGAGCAGGCAAAAGAACTTGGTGTTGAGTGGCAATCAGTTGAACCCAAGGAATTTACAGGGGTAATACGAACCGGAGGTACAATTATCTCGACTCCGTCACATGAGGCGGCAATCGTAGCCACCGCCTCGGGCATAGTAACTTTTGCTGGTAACCTTACTATTGGTTCAGCGGTAAATAGTGGTTCTAAAATTCTGTCAATCAGCTCATCAACCCTTACGGATGACAACCTTGCAGTTCGAATTGCGGACGCCGAAGCTATACTCCAAAAAGCTCAACGTGAGCATATGCGGATAAAGGATTTGTATGAAAAGCAACTCGCGACCGCGCAGCAAATTGAGGATGCCAATCTAAACCTCACAACTGCCGAACAGGCGTATAAAATGCTCGCTTCCAATACTAAGAATGGCGCAAAGGATATTGCGAGTACAATCGGCGGTTATATCACTTCGCTCAGCGTGATTAACGGCGGCTATGTAGAACAGGGTCAGGTTATTGCGACTGTTTCGAGCAGTCGTACGCTGATTCTGAAAGCCGAACTTCCTGCGCGCAATTTCAAAGAACTTGCTTTGATTAATTCAGCAAATTTCGCGCTCCCATACAGCGGCGAGGTCTACAATATTGCCGACTTGGGCGGAAAACTCCTCTCGAAAGGTTCGCTCACAAATGGTTCGACGCTTCCAATTCAGTTCGAGATTCAGAATCGAGCCTCACTGGTAAATGGCTCTGTGGTAGATGTTTTCCTGAAAACTGCTACCAAGCCCAATACCATTGTAATTCCCGTAACCTCAATTACCGAGGAGCAAGGGGCATTTTTTGTCTACCTAAAAACCTGCACCGACACATACGAAAAACGTCCGGTAAGGCTTGGAGCAAGTAATGGCATTGATATTGAGGTGGTTGATGGTGTTAAAAAGGATGATGTAGTGGTGACTCGCGGCGCATATTTTGTGCGCTTGGCATCGATGAGTACAGCAATTCCCGATGGCCACAATCATTAA
- a CDS encoding Dihydroorotate dehydrogenase, with protein MFFKLQPETIHHIIVGGMKVVGYIPFAKALIKSCHCVKSSSLEREVIGLKFPNPIGLAAGFDKNAEVYDVLSCMGFGFVEIGTVTPKAQSGNPKPRMFRLPKDKAIINRMGFNNEGLKAAVRRLRSRNPKLIIGGNIGKNTTTPNEKAAEDYLKLFRGLYDYVDYFVVNVSCPNVANLTSLQSKQSTIDILMPLKEFRKGQKQYRPILLKISPDLSTEQVDTMIEVVRQTKIDGIVATNTTTSRGGLATDDDDVKRIANGGLSGAPLTERSREMVRYIHQKTGGKIAIIGVGGIMSVQDAKEMLAAGASLVQVYSGFIYEGPGFVKSILKYLK; from the coding sequence TTGTTTTTCAAACTTCAGCCCGAGACAATTCACCACATTATTGTGGGCGGAATGAAGGTTGTGGGCTATATCCCTTTTGCCAAAGCTCTCATTAAGAGTTGCCACTGCGTGAAGTCGTCATCGCTGGAAAGGGAGGTTATTGGGCTGAAATTCCCAAACCCCATCGGGCTTGCAGCGGGGTTCGACAAAAATGCTGAGGTGTACGACGTGTTATCGTGTATGGGATTCGGGTTTGTAGAGATTGGAACGGTAACGCCCAAGGCTCAGAGCGGCAACCCTAAGCCGCGAATGTTCCGCCTGCCAAAAGATAAGGCTATCATCAACCGTATGGGGTTCAATAACGAGGGTTTGAAGGCTGCAGTACGCCGCCTTCGTAGCCGCAATCCCAAGTTGATTATCGGCGGAAACATCGGTAAAAACACAACTACACCCAACGAAAAGGCTGCGGAGGACTACCTAAAACTTTTTCGCGGGCTCTATGACTATGTCGATTATTTCGTCGTGAATGTGAGCTGCCCCAACGTGGCGAACCTCACAAGCCTGCAAAGCAAACAATCTACCATTGATATTTTAATGCCTCTCAAAGAGTTCCGTAAGGGACAAAAGCAATACCGTCCGATTTTGCTGAAGATTTCACCTGATTTATCCACCGAACAGGTTGATACGATGATTGAGGTGGTTCGCCAAACCAAAATAGACGGCATTGTGGCAACCAATACAACCACCTCTCGTGGGGGACTTGCCACTGATGATGACGATGTTAAGCGCATAGCAAATGGCGGCTTGAGCGGTGCGCCCCTCACGGAACGTTCGCGCGAAATGGTGCGCTACATTCATCAAAAAACGGGGGGTAAGATTGCCATTATCGGTGTTGGCGGCATTATGAGCGTGCAAGACGCAAAAGAGATGCTCGCAGCCGGAGCATCTCTGGTTCAGGTCTACTCGGGATTTATCTATGAAGGTCCCGGTTTTGTAAAGTCTATTTTGAAGTATCTCAAATAG